The proteins below are encoded in one region of Amycolatopsis magusensis:
- a CDS encoding ion transporter, whose protein sequence is MTASGTTRRRRVAPVDLAMLVLAIVSVGLLVYVMFWPHSARTAHTIFVIDTCICGVFAIEFLWRWRKAGWERWFPLRNWYEVLGMIPVAHPALRGFRLLRIIVVLVRLARTADRAFGEKFTQRLVERLSRPIVLAIKKPITIAVLDEVVKVLETGNYPHNLAQSLGQNREMLRQIVTEKMKADPQAGRFSRLPFHDEIVRSVVDTVMRITLEVLTDPRIDDFFAHVVRENREQIRKAVQLGLHEEGGDDEELAKELPAPPHGLHERL, encoded by the coding sequence ATGACAGCGAGCGGCACGACCCGGCGGCGCCGGGTCGCCCCGGTGGACCTGGCCATGCTCGTGCTGGCGATCGTCTCGGTCGGGTTGCTGGTCTACGTGATGTTCTGGCCGCACTCCGCGCGGACCGCGCACACCATCTTCGTGATCGACACCTGCATCTGCGGGGTGTTCGCGATCGAGTTCCTCTGGCGCTGGCGCAAGGCGGGCTGGGAACGCTGGTTCCCGCTGCGCAACTGGTACGAGGTGCTGGGCATGATCCCGGTCGCCCACCCGGCCCTGCGCGGGTTCCGGCTGCTGCGGATCATCGTGGTGCTGGTGCGCCTGGCGCGGACCGCCGACCGCGCGTTCGGCGAGAAGTTCACCCAGCGGCTGGTGGAACGGCTGTCCAGGCCGATCGTGCTGGCGATCAAGAAACCGATCACCATCGCCGTGCTGGACGAGGTGGTCAAGGTGCTCGAAACCGGGAACTACCCGCACAACCTGGCCCAGTCGCTCGGGCAGAACCGCGAGATGCTGCGGCAGATCGTCACCGAGAAGATGAAGGCGGACCCGCAGGCCGGGCGCTTCTCGCGGTTGCCGTTCCACGACGAGATCGTGCGCTCGGTGGTGGACACGGTCATGCGGATCACCCTCGAAGTGCTCACCGATCCGCGCATCGACGACTTCTTCGCGCACGTGGTGCGGGAGAACCGCGAGCAGATCCGCAAGGCGGTGCAGCTGGGCCTGCACGAAGAAGGCGGCGACGACGAGGAACTCGCGAAGGAACTGCCCGCGCCTCCGCACGGGTTGCACGAGCGGCTTTAA
- a CDS encoding ATP-binding cassette domain-containing protein, which translates to MITLRGLTKRYGEKTVVDGLSLDVAAGRVTGFLGPNGAGKSTTMRMVLGLDHPSGGHALVNGKPYRELRHPLREVGALLDAKALHPGRTARWHLLAMARSNAIPDRRVTEVLATVGLDEVADKRAGTFSLGMGQRLGIAGALLGDPGVLMFDEPVNGLDPDGVRWVRQLMRSLADEGRTVFVSSHLMSEMQLTAHELVVIGKGKLLANAPVAEFIAGNSRAEVVVRVPRQADRRLLARRLHADGLSIEDDGVELVVHGAPVQRIGELAHELGVLLHGLAERTASLEQAYMELTAGSVEFGVHA; encoded by the coding sequence ATGATCACGCTTCGCGGCCTGACGAAGCGCTACGGCGAAAAAACCGTTGTGGACGGGCTGAGCCTGGACGTGGCGGCGGGCCGGGTGACCGGCTTCCTCGGCCCGAACGGCGCCGGGAAGTCCACCACCATGCGCATGGTGCTGGGGCTCGACCACCCGAGCGGCGGCCACGCGCTGGTGAACGGCAAGCCGTACCGCGAACTGCGCCATCCCCTGCGGGAGGTCGGCGCGCTGCTCGACGCCAAGGCGCTGCACCCCGGCCGGACGGCTCGGTGGCACCTGCTGGCGATGGCCCGCAGCAACGCCATCCCGGACCGGCGGGTGACCGAAGTGCTGGCCACCGTGGGGCTGGACGAGGTGGCGGACAAGCGCGCGGGCACCTTCTCACTCGGCATGGGCCAGCGGCTCGGCATCGCGGGCGCGCTGCTCGGCGACCCCGGCGTGCTGATGTTCGACGAGCCGGTGAACGGGCTCGATCCCGACGGGGTGCGCTGGGTGCGCCAGCTGATGCGCTCGCTGGCCGACGAAGGCCGCACGGTCTTCGTGTCCAGCCACCTGATGAGCGAAATGCAGCTGACCGCGCACGAGCTGGTGGTGATCGGCAAGGGGAAGCTGCTGGCGAACGCGCCGGTGGCGGAGTTCATCGCGGGCAACTCGCGTGCCGAGGTGGTGGTGCGGGTGCCGCGCCAGGCCGACCGGCGGCTGCTGGCGCGGCGGCTGCACGCCGATGGACTGTCCATTGAGGACGATGGCGTGGAGCTGGTGGTGCACGGCGCGCCGGTGCAGCGGATCGGCGAGCTGGCGCACGAACTCGGGGTGCTGCTGCACGGCCTGGCCGAACGCACGGCCTCCCTCGAACAGGCGTACATGGAGCTGACCGCGGGGTCGGTCGAATTCGGGGTGCACGCGTGA
- a CDS encoding phosphatase PAP2 family protein, producing MSWSDALYDLITGVAADTPWLLQELFELGTNGAILALLGLAALLLWRARADAHVVVTVLLTAVATVTAYLLSELLKVFVAQDRPCRGSAVSLETCPPVGDFSFPSNHTVIATAIAVGLLTLWRRHPATAALALLLGAFAGFSRVFVGVHYPHDVLAGIALGTAVALAVVVPFRALATERLTAVRQSRRSLR from the coding sequence GTGAGCTGGAGCGACGCGCTCTACGACCTGATCACCGGCGTCGCCGCGGACACGCCGTGGCTGCTCCAGGAGCTCTTCGAACTCGGCACCAACGGCGCCATCCTCGCGTTGCTGGGGCTCGCGGCCCTTCTCCTCTGGCGGGCCAGGGCGGACGCCCACGTGGTGGTGACGGTGTTGCTCACCGCGGTCGCGACGGTGACCGCCTACCTGCTCAGCGAGCTGCTGAAGGTGTTCGTCGCCCAGGACCGGCCGTGCCGGGGATCGGCGGTTTCCCTGGAGACTTGCCCGCCCGTGGGTGACTTCTCCTTCCCCAGCAACCACACGGTCATCGCCACCGCGATCGCCGTCGGCCTGCTGACGTTGTGGCGGCGCCACCCCGCCACCGCCGCGCTCGCGCTCCTGCTGGGCGCCTTCGCCGGGTTCTCCCGGGTCTTCGTCGGCGTCCACTACCCGCACGACGTGCTCGCCGGGATCGCGCTGGGCACGGCCGTCGCGCTCGCCGTCGTGGTCCCGTTCCGCGCGCTCGCCACCGAGCGCCTCACCGCCGTCCGCCAGTCGAGGAGGAGCCTCCGATGA